In one Nicotiana sylvestris chromosome 8, ASM39365v2, whole genome shotgun sequence genomic region, the following are encoded:
- the LOC104225562 gene encoding mitochondrial import inner membrane translocase subunit PAM16 like 2-like isoform X2, protein MGSSILARAFVQAYRQALANASKNGVAQEAVQNIKRASKTMTEAEARQILGVTENSSWEEIVQKYDNLFERNAKNGSFYLQSKVHRAKECLEAVYQPKEAETNKTTSPDD, encoded by the exons ATGGGCTCTTCTATATTGGCAAGGGCTTTTGTTCAAGCATATCGCCAGGCATTAGCCA ATGCCTCGAAAAATGGTGTTGCTCAAGAAGCAGTGCAGAATATTAAAAGAGCTAGTAAAACCATGACGGAAGCAGAGGCAAGGCAGATTCTTGGCGTCACTGAGAATTCATCATGGGAAGAAATTGTGCAG AAGTACGATAACTTGTTTGAGCGAAATGCTAAAAATGGGAGTTTTTACCTTCAGTCAAAGGTTCACAGAGCTAAAGAGTGTTTAGAAGCAGTTTACCAGCCTAAAGAAGCAGAAACAAATAAGACAACTTCTCCTGATGATTAG
- the LOC104225562 gene encoding mitochondrial import inner membrane translocase subunit PAM16 like 1-like isoform X1, translating into MLFLRQAAKILANLIVMGSSILARAFVQAYRQALANASKNGVAQEAVQNIKRASKTMTEAEARQILGVTENSSWEEIVQKYDNLFERNAKNGSFYLQSKVHRAKECLEAVYQPKEAETNKTTSPDD; encoded by the exons ATGTTGTTCTTGAGGCAGGCTGCAAAAATTCTTGCTAATTTAATTGTAATGGGCTCTTCTATATTGGCAAGGGCTTTTGTTCAAGCATATCGCCAGGCATTAGCCA ATGCCTCGAAAAATGGTGTTGCTCAAGAAGCAGTGCAGAATATTAAAAGAGCTAGTAAAACCATGACGGAAGCAGAGGCAAGGCAGATTCTTGGCGTCACTGAGAATTCATCATGGGAAGAAATTGTGCAG AAGTACGATAACTTGTTTGAGCGAAATGCTAAAAATGGGAGTTTTTACCTTCAGTCAAAGGTTCACAGAGCTAAAGAGTGTTTAGAAGCAGTTTACCAGCCTAAAGAAGCAGAAACAAATAAGACAACTTCTCCTGATGATTAG
- the LOC104212858 gene encoding uncharacterized protein yields the protein MAVSTFMAANSNVKLNFPIVKKVDKVPIESFRVFLKPLRCLPVQQQAESGILCEPCGGSGWLLCDFCKGQKTNVKSETNKIYRRCPSCRAVGYILCSKCKVFKCVTFPNYEDGEVLSF from the exons ATGGCAGTTTCTACGTTCATGGCTGCTAACAGCAATGTCAAGTTAAACTTTCCAATAGTAAAGAAGGTGGATAAGGTTCCCATTGAATCCTTTCGGGTTTTCTTGAAACCTTTGCGTTGCCTTCCGGTACAGCAGCAG gCTGAGTCAGGAATCTTGTGTGAACCTTGTGGTGGCTCTGGATGGTTGCTTTGTGATTTTTGTAAAGGGCAGAAGACCAATGTGAAGTCTGAGACTAACAAAATTTACCGCCGCTGTCCATCGTGTAGAGCT GTGGGGTACATATTGTGCTCAAAATGCAAAGTTTTCAAGTGCGTTACCTTCCCAAATTATGAAGACGGTGAGGTCCTCAGCTTTTGA